The following are from one region of the Desmodus rotundus isolate HL8 unplaced genomic scaffold, HLdesRot8A.1 manual_scaffold_42, whole genome shotgun sequence genome:
- the LOC112301980 gene encoding histone-lysine N-methyltransferase PRDM9-like codes for MPRTPFSNESKFKKLSGRIILLTKCDSEQGQKPVTPPGEASISAEHSRKELERRTNDTDTKRYGLREGRGHVYEEVSEPQDDDYLYCEKCQHFFIDSCPVHGPPTFIKDTAVDKGHPNRSALTLPPGLRIGPSGIPHAGLGVWNEASDLPVGLCFGPFEGQVTQDEEASRSGYAWVITKGSNCCEYVDGEDKSCSNWMRYVNCARHDEEQNLVAFQYHRQIFYRTCQVIRPGCELLVWYGDEYAQQLGINGVGKWKRELPPGTIQPKPEMHPCSSCPRTFSSKKLLCQHVKRRHPSLIGPGTSAREHLQSVEPSSGDHSQQKQDADTQSWNDKDEGQEVKKGAQSLLKRIRQGGRSGALLTTPTGPKGSSSEGGRIVEEEPNILQKVHQEDSGILFVGGGVPRSVTSKYGGCGQGFSDGSQWKRHQNTHSGDRANACREWGQGFAGMSDVMTLQRTHSREETYVCKDCGMGYTEKSVLVQHKRTHSGSKPYVCMQCRHCFSSKSGLTLHQKTHTVEKPYTCRDCGRGFAQKSYLMRHQKRHSTRTTAVSEEALFLGTTRIQVTAMDTASDENTYNVTTAHITGASAQQDVHQHLVTISVLSG; via the exons ATGCCCAGGACACCGTTTAGTAATGAATCTAAGTTCAAGAAATTGTCCGGAAGAATAATTTTGCTGACCAAATGTGACTCAGAGCAGGGCCAGAAACCAGTGACCCCTCCTGGAGAAGCAAGTATCTCTGCAGAGCACTCCAGAAAAGAATTGG AGCGGAGGACAAACGATACTGACACGAAGAGGTATGGCCTACGAGAAGGAAGGGGCCATGTGTACGAAGAGGTCAGCGAGCCCCAGGATGATGACTACCTCT ATTGTGAGAAGTGTCAGCACTTCTTCATTGACAGCTGTCCTGTGCATGGGCCCCCTACATTTATAAAAGACACTGCAGTGGACAAGGGGCATCCCAATCGCTCAGCTCTCACTCTGCCCCCTGGCTTGAGAATTGGACCATCAGGCATCCCTCACGCTGGGCTTGGAGTGTGGAATGAGGCATCTGATCTGCCGGTGGGTCTCTGCTTTGGCCCTTTTGAGGGCCAGGTCACACAAGATGAAGAGGCATCCAGGAGTGGATACGCCTGGGTG ATCACCAAAGGAAGTAATTGCTGTGAGTACGTGGATGGAGAGGACAAATCCTGTTCCAACTGGATGAG GTATGTGAACTGTGCCCGGCATGATGAAGAGCAGAACCTGGTGGCCTTTCAATATCACAGGCAGATATTCTACCGAACCTGCCAGGTCATCAGGCCAGGCTGTGAGCTGCTGGTCTGGTATGGGGACGAGTATGCCCAGCAGCTGGGCATCAACGGAGTCGGTAAGTGGAAGAGAGAGCTTCCACCTGGGACAA TACAACCAAAACCAGAGATGCACCCCTGTTCATCCTGCCCTCGGACCTTCTCCAGTAAGAAATTGCTCTGCCAACATGTGAAACGCCGTCACCCCTCTCTGATTGGCCCGGGAACATCTGCAAGAGAACACCTCCAATCAGTGGAACCCAGCTCAGGGGATCACAGTCAGCAGAAGCAAGATGCTGATACGCAGAGCTGGAATGACAAGGATGAAGGTCAAGAGGTCAAAAAGGGGGCCCAATCTTTGCTTAAAAGGATCAGACAGGGGGGACGTTCAGGAGCCTTGTTGACAACACCCACTGGACCCAAGGGGAGCTCTAGTGAGGGTGGGAGAATCGTGGAGGAAGAGCCGAACATACTGCAGAAAGTGCATCAAGAGGATTCAGGAATATTATTTGTGGGAGGAGGAGTGCCTAGAAGTGTAACTAGCAAGTATGGAGGATGTGGGCAAGGCTTCAGTGATGGGTCACAGTGGAAGAGACACCAGAATACACACTCAGGGGACAGGGCCAATGCTtgcagggagtggggacagggctTTGCAGGAATGTCAGATGTCATGACCCTCCAGAGGACTCATTCAAGGGAAGAAACCTATGTTTGCAAAGACTGTGGGATGGGATACACAGAGAAATCAGTTCTGGTGCAACACAAGAGGACCCACTCAGGGTCAAAACCCTATGTTTGCATGCAGTGTAGGCACTGTTTCTCGTCGAAGTCAGGTCTCACCTTACACCAGAAGACGCACACTGTGGAGAAGCCCTACACTTGTAGGGACTGTGGGCGAGGCTTTGCACAGAAGTCATATCTCATGAGACACCAGAAGAGACACTCTACAAGAA CTACAGCCGTGTCAGAAGAAGCCCTGTTTCTAG GTACCACCAGGATTCAAGTCACAGCAATGGACACAGCCAGCGATGAGAACACCTACAATGTGACCACGGCTCACATCACTGGTGCCTCGGCACAACAAGATGTTCATCAACACCTGGTCACCATCAGTGTACTCTCTGGTTGA